In Pseudoalteromonas xiamenensis, the following are encoded in one genomic region:
- a CDS encoding YHYH protein: MKTHFQLQLLVMAISSILLNGCGGTSSSTSNDVATPVVTEPSTPSTPTTPVANAGMDIQVNVGETATLTASSNAQTGDSVSYLWTLENKPDTSNAAIQQATAQQATLAVDSPGAYEIGLQVTVNGTQSEKDFVIITASSDSMDITNRIFENRSNDCRNYIGQFYASATDIKRNAAFVGDVEIIENTTYCVFNSNAIPNHDFNDQSAAFATNVSEQSMTFKVAVQPSMAASSTALSLGTTEAILLNGVTVDLLAAACYGVGNEPLGEEKIGCGPNQNANPWRYDPMSSLNQFGTDEHHAHVQPSGEYHYHGNPMALFNQDCNGKESGVIGFAADGFPLFGSCIIDPQSGDIRKVVSSYALKDNGGIRQSVSGYQTPVAGQGSIASNRYDGQFRGDWAYQAGLGDLDECNGMTRNGVYGYYVTDQYPWVLNCFKGTIDTSFSATPQLARRSHSHEEANVHTHENGETHSH, translated from the coding sequence ATGAAAACTCACTTCCAACTTCAGCTGCTGGTGATGGCAATCAGTAGTATTTTATTAAATGGCTGTGGTGGCACCAGTAGCTCAACATCCAATGACGTTGCTACACCTGTTGTAACAGAGCCTTCAACGCCGAGTACACCTACAACGCCTGTGGCAAATGCGGGGATGGATATTCAAGTTAACGTTGGTGAAACGGCAACGTTAACTGCCAGTAGCAATGCGCAAACGGGCGATAGCGTAAGTTACCTTTGGACGTTAGAGAATAAACCTGACACGAGTAATGCCGCTATCCAGCAGGCGACAGCACAACAGGCTACACTTGCGGTAGACAGCCCAGGGGCCTATGAAATTGGATTGCAAGTGACCGTCAATGGCACTCAATCAGAAAAAGATTTTGTGATAATAACGGCAAGCAGTGATTCGATGGACATTACCAATCGAATTTTTGAAAATCGCTCCAATGATTGTCGAAATTACATTGGCCAGTTTTACGCGAGTGCGACAGACATTAAGCGCAATGCGGCATTTGTTGGTGACGTAGAAATTATAGAGAACACAACTTATTGTGTGTTCAATTCAAACGCGATTCCCAACCACGATTTTAACGACCAATCTGCCGCATTTGCGACCAATGTGAGTGAACAATCCATGACTTTCAAAGTAGCGGTGCAGCCGAGTATGGCGGCGTCATCCACGGCATTGTCACTCGGTACGACCGAGGCTATTTTACTCAATGGCGTAACCGTCGACTTACTTGCTGCAGCCTGTTATGGCGTTGGAAATGAGCCTTTAGGAGAGGAAAAAATTGGTTGTGGACCAAATCAAAATGCTAATCCATGGCGCTATGATCCCATGTCTTCTCTAAATCAATTTGGCACGGATGAGCATCATGCTCATGTCCAACCGTCGGGCGAATATCATTATCATGGCAACCCAATGGCGCTGTTTAATCAAGACTGTAATGGTAAGGAGTCCGGTGTTATTGGGTTTGCTGCAGACGGATTTCCACTTTTTGGTAGCTGCATCATAGATCCGCAAAGTGGAGACATTCGAAAAGTGGTCAGCAGCTACGCACTCAAAGATAACGGTGGCATAAGGCAAAGTGTCAGTGGCTATCAGACTCCGGTCGCAGGGCAAGGTTCAATTGCGAGCAACCGTTATGACGGACAATTTCGCGGTGATTGGGCCTATCAGGCTGGACTTGGCGATCTCGACGAATGTAATGGGATGACACGAAACGGCGTATATGGTTATTACGTTACAGACCAATACCCGTGGGTACTGAATTGTTTCAAAGGCACTATAGACACCTCGTTTTCAGCGACTCCTCAATTGGCTCGACGCTCTCACTCGCATGAGGAGGCCAATGTGCATACCCATGAAAACGGTGAAACACATTCGCACTAG